From the genome of Mastacembelus armatus chromosome 21, fMasArm1.2, whole genome shotgun sequence:
aacattcgctgaataaaacattacagagCTCTGAGTCCCTATCACTGTCCCTATCACCAACAGCATTCTTTGTCAGTTCACGAAGTCTGACTCCTAACTGTCCCTGACCCAGTATTCTATACATTAAGATTGGAATGTAGGGTCCCAGGTTTCTCCTTTGTTGATTGGTCGATGTTGAGGAATGTCCCAACTGCACGTTTAAATATTGTAATTaccaattataaaataataaatcaactACAACAATGTGGTGACATTTTTAGGTGTACCATGTTATCATGATGAAGAATAGGTTTCccatcagattttaaaaagttccTGTGATGCCAAAGCGTACCATAGTCATGTGTTATACCAAACACATATCTAGAATCTACCCAAATCGTCACAGATTTATCGTCTGCCAATTTACATGCTACTGTGAGAGCCACTAACTCAGCGGCCTGAGCTGAGCAGTGTGGTGGTAACGGACCAGACATCAAAACAGCATGTTCAGAGCAGACAGCATAACCAACATGAGCAGTACCAGTGTCAGAATCTTTTAAAGCTGAACCATCTGTAAACAGAATGACGTCAGGATTGGTTAGTGGGGTCTCTTTGAGGTCGGGTCGTGGTGAGCAGTCTTGTTGGACGGAAGCAACACAGTTGTGAGGCTCTCCATCATCAGGAGTTGGAAGGAGAGTTGCAGGATTCAAAACAGTACAACATAATGTACGTAAcgtttcactgtgatgttagGCATGTCAAGAAGAACAGTGTTGTATCTTAGCCACCTGGCAGTGGACAGGTGAGAGGTTTTCTGTTCTAACACGATCAGTGAAACGGCATGTGGAACCAACAGAGCGAGATCAGAATATCCCACAACGTCAACGTCTACGTCTGCAGGGTCTGTATGTagattttagtgttttcatgACTGGGTCACAGTTCTTGATATGGCCtacattatatttatgttttgcccATAGTGTATCCGGCACTGTCTGCAGTGCAGGAGTCGAGTCAAACTCAGTATCAGACATTAGTGTGTGAcaagatgtgtgtctgtgagattCAGGTACCAAAGCAACTGTGCGTGTGGTGTGCACAACAGAAGTATAAACTGTAAGCTTTCATTGAAAATGAATACTTCACATCAGGATCTGTAACAGTTCTCCAATCATGTACAGATAGACGTCTAACAAAAGGGCCCAAATCTCTCCACTCAGCAAGCTTAGATTTGGATAGAGAGATGTGTGACAGTTTGAGTAGGTGTGGTGGCCGTGAAGACCCTGGTGGGAACTCTGTTTGCTGCCACTGCGGCGGTGGCGGTGGCTCTGGCTCTGGGAACtctggttgctgctgctgcggcggtgGCTCTGGACACTCCCGTAGATGCCGCTGCGACTGCGGCGGTGGCTCTGATCTCTCTGGCGGCTGGAGAAACTGAGGTGGACCTGGAAACGCTAGCCCGTCTGGTGGTTCGGGCCACTCTGGAAACTCTGGCGACCCGGGCCACTCTGGCGGATCTGGCCAGTCTGGCGGTTCGGGCCACTCTGGAACCGGTGGCTCTGACAGCTCAGAAACCTCTGGTggcagctgctgcggctcacTAGGACCCTCTGGTggcagctgctgcggctcaggaaccTCTGGTggcagctgctgcggctcaggacCCTCTGGTGGCAGCTGCTGcggctcctgctgctgctgcggttCGGGCTGCTGcagtggaacctcagcggggacggcgACAttggcgcactgaggctctggcTTGTGCCTCTTAGGGCGGTGGTGATGCCAGCGTAGAGGCATCTGGGTTAGAGGTTCAGgtggctgggcagcagcgaggagggactcgggctgggcagcagtgaggagagactcgggctgggcagcagctaTGGGAGCCAAATCCCAGGGAGCCAGGGGCTTTGCTCAAATGGGAAGAGAGAGATGGGTGGTAGCCTAAAGGGGGAGTAGCCTGTGGAGGAAGATTGCAGATAACTATGTGTATATTCAACCCAGGATAAGTGAGAACTCCACATGATAGTTAACTCTTATTAAGATGAATTTTATAGAATGACTGAATTTTAAGATGTGGTCTCCGCAGTGATGGCTGAACCACAAGCTAGCACTAGATTGTTTGTAGTCTCAACAGGGGCAGCCAAACCACAGCCAGTAGCAAGATTGTGCATTGACTCAGTGGGGACGAACAAACCACAGGCAGGAGCAGAATCATAAGTGTCCACCCTGGGCCGCAGGCTGCATTGGCCTGGACAGTCTGCTCTGGGCTGCAGGCTGCATCGGGAAACACAACTAAACAGTTTTTCCACATAAGATGTAGTGGGTACATCATTTCTGGCTAAATTACTTTAAAGCATTCATTCACGCTCCTTACCCAAGTGCTGTGAGTGCCCAAACATACCcataaaaaaatttaataatctttaaaaatgtagtAACTACAGGTGCACATTGCACATTGTACTGCAAGATTCAATACTGAGGCAAAAAACATGCcaaatgtgaacattttacatttttattcgGTATCAGTTTATTTGCAACTTAATAAATGTCTAAATTAACAATATATCCTCAATAATATAAATTACACTGCAGTCACAATTTTCTTCTTGTATTTCCAGTTGCACATTAGTTGTGTATGTACAGTGAATGTAATTTCTAGGAGATAAGGTTATACAAGGAAATAAACTAGCAATAGttgctttttggttttttttgttcaggttTATCAATCATCAGTCAAAGGTGCTTTCTGTGTCACGTTCACTATTGTTCAGACACTATAAGACTATAACAAGAATATTCTACAAGTCAAATAAATAACTACCTTCAGAGTTTCATGCTGCTATTTCTGTATCTAAGAAAGCATTTGaattgtttgtgctgtgtgtaaaTCATCTAAACTAGATAATATCTGCTCCAAAAATAACAGCCATTCTTTTCTAcaaatgctgtttgtgtgtgttgccttTTTTCCTTGTAGAATAACTGACAGAGAGATATTGTTAAATAAATGCACAGCTCAGCAAGAAATAAATGACTTGTGatacacaaatttaaaaatcctAAAACCTTATATGTGAAAGGGGTATAATTTATGATCATGCACAGATTTAGTGAAAGTCACAtatgtttgaaaatacattatttacattaacTTTACATCCATTTACATATGATGCAAAtggagaaacattaaaaacacaacagataaAACTGGTTAGTTGACCAGCACCTTGAATGGTGCTTATGTATAAATTTCACACAGTCTAATAATTAACAGTAGTGTTAGATCTATTATATGTttttcacaaatcacaaatataaacaaTTCAGGATGTTAGTCTAAAAACTCTTCTTGTACTCCTCACAAAATGTTGAATTCTTTTCCTTATCTGTGTTAGTTGGAAACCATAAATGATGGGATTCACAAttggaggaaaaaggagaaattcCATTGCCATAAAATTCTGGACACTTTGTGGTAAGTCCTTTGAGCCAAATCGCATGTAGAACACATCAAACAGCAAAGATacaacaaaaactgttaaaGTCAATAAATGTGGCAAACATGTCTTCATAAACTTACTCCTATTCTCCTTGGATCTTAGGCATGTTttgatcatatatatataagtcCAAACAACAAAAACGGCATGGccaaaataaaaggtaaaattaaaatatggaATAATAATACTTAATATGGAAACAGAGCAAGCtagattaaaaatgtaaaaattaacaCAGTAGATCTTTGGTATGTGTGAGCCACATAATCTCATTGTTGATGTTATAGAGGACACgaacaacagaaaaaagggCATAAGccaagcaaaaaaaacaaacacacaaatcctTTGTTTAGTCATCACAGAGTGGTACAGCAGAGGTTGACATATAGCCACATATCTATCATATGCCATTAGAGCTAGCAGAGAGAAATCAGCACCAGCTGAAGAGTATAACACAAAAGCCTGCAGAAAACATCCAGCATAAGATATGACATGAGTGGGAGACAGAAGATCAATCAGGAATTTAGGATAAAATCCAGATGTCCCATAAAGTCCATTGATGCACAGATTACAGAGGAAGATGTACATGGGTTCATGAAGACTTTTGTCCACAATGATTGTCACAATAACAGTCACATTCACCAGCCAAatcacacagtaacacagtaaaGTGAGAGCAAAAAGGGGGACCCTGTAGTTTGCTGTACCATTTAACCCTGACAGAGTAAACGTTGTAATAACTGATACATTATCCATCATAAATTCACTGAAGTATTTCTCATTATGAATTGTATTTTCAACACCTAATGTGTTGGAGGAAGAATTTAAATGGGCTTCCTGTGTGTGATGATCTAGCACTTGTTTATGTTACCTCATGGCagtgacactcagttatattgGGATTTGAAACCCAATCGGGGATGTGGCAGTTGCTTTCACTAAAAAGCAGTcaacataaatatattaatgtataagactttcttttattataaactTTATTACAAGTTAAAACAACTGCTAAGCACTCTGAATCCATGCAACAAAGTCTGATTTGAGCCAGACAATCAGACAGGTTGGTGAACTCACCCATCTCATCTGTAGTCATCTGTTATTCTACAGGAGAGCTGTATGCTTGTATTTCAGTGAGTACAATAAGTCAAAGTTGAGCCAGAATGATGATGAGCCTTGGTGGTTTAAAAGTAGGAAAAGCAGATGGTTGTGCATTAGGACTTGCAGTAGGTCAATGCCACTTTCATTcatgtggaggaggtggagctggTGGGGAGCTTCAGATACTTTGTTGTCCACCTGGACAACACACTGGACTGGACATGTAATACAGAGGCCATCTACAACAAGAATGCACACAACCTTTCTGAGAAGGCTCAGGTGCATTAGTGCATGCAGAAAGCTGTTGCCAGAGAGTCTGTGTTACAAACCAATAAGGTCTAGGGGAAGTTTTAGGGAGTAACATACATGCCAGATGTAGGAAGGCaaacagatatttatttacaggacGAAAAGAACCTACGATTCTTACAATACAGAACGGGAAATGGGTTGACTCTGGAGTAAAAACATACTCTAAcaacaatgaataataaaaaagaaaaagccagaaacaaaccaaaacctCCAGGTCTATGCAAATACAGTCAACATAAGAAGTAACAAAAAGAGAGCTAGGTGGCTGACTGGACTGACCTGCTATACAGCAGTAAAGGCGCTGAGCAATGTTACAAAACACAGAGGTAGCAAAACCCACACAGTAGTAGCAACGCAAAACCACCACGCGGTGTACAAACCTAGCAAATCTAACACACAGAAGTCTGAGGAAGAGTCACAACACCAAAAGTGATCTGACCACGGGCAAGGCACAGCTCACCCCAAGCAGTGGACACACCGGGCTCTAAATACGTGATGTGCTGAGGTGTGGATAGTTGATTGGTGGAAGGCTGGAGCGGTAGGCCAATCAGGCGAAGAGGCGCGTCCACGGTTGGtcttctttcagctgctgatATGCGACTCCGTCGGCCAATGACAATCCAAAACAGCTCCACCAAACGGTCGGAGGTTGTTTTTCGGAATCCCAATCACCCTCCCCGTGGCGCACTCAAACagaacacaagaaaacaacagtaCAACGAAGGGGGCGAGGAACAAGCAGGCCGGTGGCCGTAACAGTCTGCCACAGATCttaatattttttcatgtttagaGACTTTTATTTGATTTGCATGTACTTTGCATTATTCAGTGTTTCAACTTCACAGAACCTTCCCTGTCTCCATCTATAGTTTCTTGGTCTGGTTTTTCCTTGACTCAGTTTTCCCACTCTTGCTGTCAGTTCCACCCGTAGCCACCTGTTTTCTTCAAAGCCCGGCTGTGGCCCACCTTTAGTAGGGGTCCTTAGGCAAGATCTCATTAAACCTGCCTATAAAGGGATCTAGGGATGCAAAGGAGACTATCAGTCCACATTAAATGAGAAGCATAAATCACCCAACACTTCAATATAGTATAGTGAAGCAGATGCTACTGTGGCAGCTGGTGATTGACGAACTAAGCATTACAACCACAGCAAAAGAAGATCTGAAAATAACTGCTGCAACAACATGCAGCAGCTTTGCACCACCGACGTATGCAATTATATGTGCACTGAAGTTGTGCACAACCAACAGCTGCATTTGCACCACAGTTGGATAAGAGTTCTTAATATTGGCGCtacccctccttgaaccgccaccttatcatGGTGGAGAGGTTTGAGTGCGCGTATGATCCTAGGAactatgttgtccggggctatatgcccctggcagggtctcccaaggcaaacaggtcctaggtgacggaccagactaaaagcagttcagtgacctcttatggaGCGAAAACCGAGGACCGTGACttcgcccggcatggcgaagccggggccccaccctggagccaggcctgggcTTGCGGCCCgttggcgagcgcctggtggtTGGGTCTCCCCCCATAGGGCCCAGCCAGGCAAAGCCCGAGAGAGCGACGTGGACCTccccttctgtggacccaccacctgcaggaggacccataaggggccggtgcaaagtggatcgggcagtggtcgaggatggggacctcggcgaccctATCCCcggatgctgaaactggctctagggacatggaatgtcacctcacttGGGGGggaggagcctgagcttgtgtgggaggttgagcggtactgactagagatagtcgggctcacctccacgcacagtctgggctctggaacccagctccttgagaggggctggattctcttctactctggagttgctcgcggtgagtggcggcgagctggtgtgggatcgtagctccccagctcagccgccacgtgttggtgttttccccccagagtgaaagggtcgtttccctgcgccttcgggtccgggataggtctctcactgttgtctcAGCCTATGGgctgaacaacagtgcagagtacctggcctttttggagtctctcgggaGGGtactgaaaggtgctcctactggggactccatcattctgttgggggacttcaacgctcacgtgggcagcaacagtgaaacctggaggggcgtgattgggaagaacggcctccccgatacaaACcagagtggtgttctgttgctggacttctgtgctagtcacagtttgtccataacgaacaccatgttcaagcataagggtgtccatcagtgcacatggcaccaggacaccctaggccggaggtcaatgatcggctttgtagtcgtgtcgtctgaccttcggccatatgtcttggacactcgggtgaagagaggggcagagctgtcaactgatcaccacctggtggtgagttggatccgctggcggaggaggaagcgggacagacttggcagacccaaacgtactgtgagggtctgttgggaatgtttggccgaacccgcagtcagaggggtctttaactcacacctccaagagagcttctaccagatcccgaaggtcagatgacacgactacaaagtcgatcattgacctccggccatatgtcttggacactcgggtgaagagaggggcagagctgtcaactgatcaccacctggtggtgagttggatccgctggcggaggaggaagcgggacagacttggcagacccaaacgtactgtgagggtctgttgggaatgtttggccgaacccgcagtcagaggggtctttaactcacacctcttCTACcagcttctaccagatcccggggaggctggggacattgagtccaaatggaccatgttttccacctccattgttgatgcggcggctaggagctgtggccgtaaggtttcgggtgaCTGTcatggcggcaatccccgaacccggtcatggacaccggaggtaagggatgccgtcatgctgaagaaggagtcctgccgagcttggttggcttgtgggactcccgaagcagtTGACAGGTAACgccgggccaagcgtgctgaagcccaggcggtgacggcggcaaaaagtcgggtatgggaggagttcggtgaggccatggagaaggactacctgtcagCCCtaaagagattctggcaaaccgtccggcgcctctggaggaggaagcagtgctctaccaacactgtttacagtggaagtggggagctgctgacctcgactggggatattgtcggacagtgggaggaatactttgaggatctcctcaacaTAAAAGCATGCTTGAAAACGTGACCCAAAGTGTGTactgttggaactggaattttctccctcagttccaCGTGTTCGTTTGATCGATAAAGCAGAGGCGATAAATATGGTTTCAAATAGTCCGTTTATTAATGTAGTCAGAGGTTTTAAGCAGATTGGTCGATGTTTTTCTCTTATAGCTGCAGCAAAAATGGTGTTGGACAGACGTAACAGCCAGGTCCATTTCATGAGctgggaagagagagaagggtgGTAGCCTAAAGGGGGAGTAGCCTGTGGAGGAGGATTGCAGataactgtgtgtatgtgtatattcaACCCAGGATAAGTGAGAACTCCACATGATAGTTAACTCTTATTAAGATTAATTTTttagaatgaatgaattttaagATGTGGTCTCTGCAGTGATGGCTGAACCACAAGCTAGCACTAGATTGTTTGTAGTCTCAACAGGGACAGCCAAACCACAGCCAGTAGCAAGATTGTGCATTAACTCAGTGGGGATGAACAAAGCACAGGCAGGAGCAGAATCATAAGTGTCCACCATAGGCCGCAGGCTGCATCGACCTGGACAGTCCGCTCTGGGCTGCAGGCTGCATCGGTCTGTGCAACACAACTAAACTGTTTTTCCACATAAGTTGTAGTGGGTACATCATTTCTGGCTAAATTACTTTAAAGCATTCATTCACGCTCCTTACCCAAGTGCTGTGAGTGCCCAAACATACCcataaaaaaatttaataatatttaataatgtagTAACTATAGGTGCACATTGTACTGCAAGATTCAATATTGAGgcaaaaaacatgtcaaatgtgaacattttacatttttattcgGTATCAGTTTATTTGCAACTTAATAAATGTCTAAATTAACGACATATCCTCAATAAGGAGACTATC
Proteins encoded in this window:
- the LOC113122902 gene encoding olfactory receptor 49-like, translating into MMDNVSVITTFTLSGLNGTANYRVPLFALTLLCYCVIWLVNVTVIVTIIVDKSLHEPMYIFLCNLCINGLYGTSGFYPKFLIDLLSPTHVISYAGCFLQAFVLYSSAGADFSLLALMAYDRYVAICQPLLYHSVMTKQRICVFVFFAWLMPFFLLFVSSITSTMRLCGSHIPKIYCVNFYIFNLACSVSILSIIIPYFNFTFYFGHAVFVVWTYIYMIKTCLRSKENRSKFMKTCLPHLLTLTVFVVSLLFDVFYMRFGSKDLPQSVQNFMAMEFLLFPPIVNPIIYGFQLTQIRKRIQHFVRSTRRVFRLTS